From the genome of Bactrocera oleae isolate idBacOlea1 chromosome 2, idBacOlea1, whole genome shotgun sequence, one region includes:
- the snRNP-U1-C gene encoding U1 small nuclear ribonucleoprotein C — MPKYYCDYCDTYLTHDSPSVRKTHCTGRKHRDNVKFYYQKWMEEQAQHLIDATTAAFKAGKITQNPGVAIPPPNMAPPPRPGLMPGGPGMPPMMMGPHGAMPPPMMGMRPPPIMGPMGPMMGPPPPLGALGVRPPMMNGPPPNK; from the coding sequence ATGCCGAAATATTATTGCGATTATTGTGATACATATTTAACACACGATTCTCCATCTGTGCGAAAAACACATTGCACCGGACGAAAGCACAGGGACAACGTTAAATTCTACTATCAAAAATGGATGGAGGAGCAAGCGCAACATTTGATCGATGCTACCACAGCTGCATTTAAAGCTGGTAAGATTACACAAAATCCGGGCGTTGCGATACCCCCTCCAAATATGGCGCCACCTCCGCGTCCAGGTCTGATGCCCGGTGGACCAGGCATGCCGCCGATGATGATGGGTCCACACGGAGCTATGCCACCGCCAATGATGGGTATGCGACCGCCGCCAATTATGGGACCGATGGGGCCAATGATGGGACCACCACCGCCCTTGGGGGCTTTAGGTGTTCGACCACCTATGATGAATGGCCCTCCCCcgaataaataa
- the COX7A gene encoding cytochrome c oxidase subunit 7A, mitochondrial, whose translation MSSAKMLNLSRVVVRNLTTSAPRRVASKNEVEKGYFELKKVQEHFQKSDGKPVFLKGSFADQLLYRLTVALSLAGIGGMVKLFYDLSVPQSQD comes from the exons atgagTTCTGCCAAAATGCTTAACTTATCCAGA GTTGTCGTTCGTAACCTAACCACATCTGCTCCACGCCGTGTCGCATCAAAGAATGAAGTAGAAAAGGGTTACTTCGAATTGAAGAAAGTGCAGGAGCACTTTCAAAAATCCGATGGCAAACCAGTGTTCCTTAAGGGATCATTTGCCGATCAACTTTTGTACCGTTTAACCGTCGCTCTCAGTTTGGCCGGTATTGGTGGCATGGTGAAATTGTTCTACGATTTGAGCGTTCCCCAAAGCCAAGATTAA